ACTTATGCAGAGAAATTAAGTGAGTCTTACACCGACAAAAGGTAATCATTCATAAATTTTTGGAGAGCACTCTAGGCTGGACAGTTATCATTGAACGAAGCGGACTCCCCAATGTCTACATGTCTTTGCATAATTCGTGCTCGGCATCATCAGTTGATATGTTGATCAAATCCAGAAGATCAACATATTAAACTAAATTTTGTTCGTATGAAACAAATGGTGCAGCATAAGTCTAAGTTCCGCTAACCTGCGCCAAAATAAATAGATCAATTCCTATTATCATCTCACATGTCTATTAGAGCCTCCAGTGTTTCTTATGTTATTCACGCTCTAAAACCAGAATTGTGTCTCCCCCAATGCGAcacaataaaaaattgttgaataacatttgaatatatatatccTTCAGGTTTAGCGTTAACCTTGTGTGTGGAAGCAGCTTTGACTGTGATGACGTGGCCTTCCATTTTGACGTCCGCTTCAACTATGGTCTAAGCCAGTGTACAGTGGTCAGAAACAGTCGTACATGTGGACACTGGGGGACAGAGGAAGTGTGTGCCCCTTGCTTCCCTTTCAATGTGAATGTCCCATTCGAGATGAGAATATGCACCAAGTCGGAAAAGTTGAAAGTAAGTTGTTCACATTCTAAACAGTTTCTAAAAAGCTATTTTTTGAACAACATTTTACGTACGATGGATATTATAATAATTGTTTCAGAATATTTATCgttaaaaatataattgctCTCATTTTTTTGATGATGTAATTCAAGCGTTAgaactgtttttattttgtctcaGAAGATCACTTGAAATAAGAAACGACAGTGTAGTGACAGCCTTTTTTCTAAGAGTTTTCAGACTGATTTCCATATAAGTATTCTAGAAGTCACAATTTGCTACTCCATAGTCAAAGTAACAACAAACAAgagtgaaatatttatttaccaatctatttatttttaaaatatttatataaagaagTTATATGAAAATTTATGactaattttagaaaaaaaaatatgtgtgtttCAGATATATATTAACAACAGCCATTTCATCGATTTCAAGTACCGCCTTCCTGTTCAGAGAGTCACGTTCTTGCATATTCAAGGAGATTTGAACCTGACACAAGTTGTTCTTTAGAAACATAGTACATAGATAGGAAACATATGCACATTATGGTGCACACGTGTGAATATGTTTTGATGTTTTTAATCAGACTGGATTGGTTGGAGATtattgagaaagagagagtatgtgtgtgtgagtcagACACTGAGGAGAGaaacttgaaaaacaaaataagagagagagagagagagagagagagagaggaaaagttGCTTTTCTTAACAAAAGTATTGAAttcatatatttaatatttttattattgtaaattaTGTAGAATCAAGTAAattataaatgctaaaataattACTCAAACTTTGAAGTCAGTAGAAATTATTCccataaaatatatacatgctATGAATACATAGTTCATTTCACACATATTTAACTATAAATTACAATAATATACTTTATGTCTATACACCTATATCAGTCATCTGTGCATTAATAGCATGAACTATTGGATTCATCACATTTATGTCTGTACATTCTagttgtcatatatatatatttagtagtcatatatatataaggagaAATctgaattaacaaaaaaaaaacaactaattaaatAGAATTTATAATAAAAGGTCATAGACCACATAGGATAAAGAAAAATACAACGTTGAATAATgtaatatctataatataaagcaaaaagtaaggcatatgtatgtaggcctatgtatcttatcttatcttataaaatacagacgttacttcaaaaaagataattacgttctacgcattatgcatctagtcatgcatgtcaaccaatgacttaaattctgccaagtcattggttttcctggctggctcaggcaacccattccatgttcttaaagcactagggaagaaggagtatttgtatgaatttgtcctagcatatggaacgaggaatgtgcctgttatgtatgtatgtatgaacgTTAGTATGTATTTGCCAATTCGATCAGTCTTGAAAAACCTTAGCttaaatgttccttggatacTAACGGGAAATATAATGTATCCTTACAACAAACGGAAGACTCTCAACAacaaaaagttgcccaacttaATGAAAGTATTCATGGGAGCTTGGTCATATAGACATGTTTGGGTTACAAGAGatcacgcatgcgcagaacAGAAAATCTCACAATagtgtttgtatatatgtacGATACATTCGTCTTCACTCTACAAATACATAAGTTTAATCTATAAAGCGTGGCTGTTTATGTGTAGAATGCCTAAAAAGGTTTGTTGCGTTAAGGGCAGAGacttttaaaactttgaaaGCGCTATACTCATCTTGTTTGTGTCTATTCaacttaatacaaaaaaatggaCATTTCAAAAAGTAGAAGTCGTTAAAGcttttttgttgtcattttcCATATTTCTGGCTATTCTCTGTCTTCTGGTGTTTAAAATGGCCTCGAGTATCTGTTTAGAATTGAACAGTAATTGTATCTTAAATAATGACTAAATATAAAAGAGAACATGGTGACATAAGTGATATGGTACACTTCATAATATTTGTCCGAGGTCTGTGTACATTATAGTACTTGAATTTCTTAGAAGATTGAATTACCTGTTTATTTTTCACACAATAGATGACACAGATAAATAAACCctgttggaaaaaaataaaactttaattaaacttCCTAAGTCCGAATATTGCCAACTTCATAACATAATGAAATGATTTAATAacttttatacaaaaaaatctcatgaatgttttttttttcattttcctgATATGTGTACCAATGTGTTGTACCGACGTTAAATGTCTCTCTATGGAGATCCCAGTGGGTTACAAACTTATACCAATATCATTAATAGCAAATTTTTTATCCATCGACATATACCAAACGTTACTCACCTGAAAAGTATTGAACATGACGAAAAGGTATTGTATTGGCAAGAGATCAGTCAGGAGAGACAATAGGCCGAATGTCCAGGTGAGGCCAAATAATGGAGTTAGAACCATAATGGTGCGAGCTGCTGACCTGAATTGAAAATAACTTGTGATTTCAAAAGTGTATTTCATTATACAGGTCATATGAAATGACAGTATGCTATTGTAACATTTTTGTCACCAAAATGTATTCCTTTGCTGCTTGTTAGCCTCAACATCAaactaaaacataaataatgaaatatattgATCTATTGGAATGTCACTATTATCCCTGCCATAATACGACACATAAGACTAGTATCTAAGACATGATTGTGTATAAAGAGTGCAGCGAAAACCAAAGAATTGAACTTACTGTGCTCTCTCAGCGTGTGTTTTGTCTGACATAGCTCGTGTGGATTGAATTGTCTTAATGATAACACTTAGAACAGCAGAGTTGACCTGTCAAGTACACAGTACGTAAAGAAGACTGCTTGGTCGAGTGGTGTATACGCTTTCGGACTGTCGATGGTGCCGTGTTTAAACCTTGTCCGCTGCCATAAATTGcgtgtcctgcgggaggttttcgACTAGCAATGTCCGAAAATTATCcaataaacaaaatgtccattGTCTTAGTATTCAAAATTAAGTAAAATTAGTTTTGTTCTCATTGACAAGAAAAGTTTTGAGAGTGTTGACTGATGAGTGCATagtaaaaacaagcaaaataaaaaatattttttttataaaaaagctTTTCTTAGGGGAAAAACTCCAGAGTTACAACTGTATTTCTCAATAATGTACAGTGTATTTCCCTTTTtgtatatcaaacaaaataaaatatttaattaccaataattaatttggttaattgttgttgttttttttattaattcataatACTTgcgtaaagtttcaacttgatccgagaatgggtgtgggagaaataaggtgtatgttttctaaggggacaaaaccccacGTATGTAGCCATATCTCTTAATGCCGAATGATTAATTTCActtgttggtatcaaagaaataattcattaccaataattaatttaattgattgattaatctttaattaatttatgttttgttagatgcaataaataattgtgtatagtttcaacttgatccgagattgggtgtggaaaaAAACGTGTTAAAACTTTTACAACACAGATAtacttgcatatatatatatatatatatatatatatatatatatatatatatatatatatatatatatatataagactgTTGAAACAATATGTTACTTTATTTAATTACTTAAAGGCAACATAATACTTACAAGCAAGATCAATATGACTGGACCAAGGAATGACCAAATGAAACCTTTATTTACAGACAACCAGCAACTGGCAAAAATATAAATCATTTGAAATGCTTCAAGTATTTGAGAACATGAGAGGTGCATGCACATGAacctttaaaataaacattgactagaaaaacaataaaacttcCGTTTACAGAAGACCTGTACACCGTTGTCGAATGTGTCTTTAgctataaatgtaaatttattatGTTTCAAAAGAAgtgaataaataatgtattacaATGCCACTAAAAGGTTCTGAATTAAACAAGATTACCTTAGTATAAAACGGAATAAATGCATACATCATAtttatttttggaaaaaaagCAATAGAATTAGTTACTTACTAATTAGACGTTCCATATC
The DNA window shown above is from Biomphalaria glabrata chromosome 5, xgBioGlab47.1, whole genome shotgun sequence and carries:
- the LOC106067305 gene encoding galectin-7-like isoform X2 → MSHFTCTPLNVPYTAPISCTLQKGRSITICGVPRCGATRFSVNLVCGSSFDCDDVAFHFDVRFNYGLSQCTVVRNSRTCGHWGTEEVCAPCFPFNVNVPFEMRICTKSEKLKIYINNSHFIDFKYRLPVQRVTFLHIQGDLNLTQVVL
- the LOC106067305 gene encoding galectin-7-like isoform X1; amino-acid sequence: MSHFTCCSPCTPLNVPYTAPISCTLQKGRSITICGVPRCGATRFSVNLVCGSSFDCDDVAFHFDVRFNYGLSQCTVVRNSRTCGHWGTEEVCAPCFPFNVNVPFEMRICTKSEKLKIYINNSHFIDFKYRLPVQRVTFLHIQGDLNLTQVVL